Proteins encoded in a region of the Streptomyces sp. NBC_00258 genome:
- a CDS encoding ferredoxin yields MKVVVDMNKCQDHGQCVFAAPDVFSMDDSGHLAYVPDPDDALRDEVEEAADVCPLQAIRIED; encoded by the coding sequence ATGAAGGTCGTCGTCGACATGAACAAGTGCCAGGACCACGGCCAGTGCGTCTTCGCCGCACCCGATGTCTTCTCCATGGACGACAGCGGCCACCTGGCCTACGTCCCCGACCCCGACGACGCGCTGCGCGACGAGGTCGAGGAAGCCGCCGACGTGTGTCCGCTCCAGGCCATCCGTATCGAGGACTGA
- a CDS encoding acetoacetate decarboxylase family protein yields the protein MNTVHGFFFPKTASGASSLVPSPPWLYSGDLLTVEYRTDPARVRELLPEPLELADEDPGAVALIWADWQSCSASGEELLDPVLSQYKEAFAVVRCKYRGETYSRCVYIWVDKDFAIARGLHQGYPKKLGSIHQTRPHPYGPAPRIEAGARFGATLAAADRRLAQTTVTLREPSQTNGFVNAHPMAHHRWLPSIEKGKGLALDELIESGAASFEAGQAWRGDAELELFEAPTEELARLEIREPIAAYYRQVGVVWDGGRLLESGTSGAE from the coding sequence ATGAACACTGTTCACGGATTCTTCTTCCCCAAGACGGCGAGCGGTGCCTCGTCGCTGGTCCCCTCACCGCCCTGGCTGTACTCCGGGGACCTGCTCACCGTCGAGTACCGCACCGACCCGGCGCGCGTGCGTGAACTGCTTCCCGAGCCACTGGAGCTCGCCGACGAGGACCCGGGCGCGGTGGCGCTGATCTGGGCCGACTGGCAGTCCTGCTCGGCGTCCGGCGAGGAGCTGCTCGATCCCGTGCTCTCCCAGTACAAGGAGGCGTTCGCGGTCGTCCGCTGCAAGTACCGGGGCGAAACCTACTCGCGGTGCGTCTACATCTGGGTCGACAAGGACTTCGCCATCGCCCGCGGCCTGCACCAGGGCTACCCGAAGAAGCTCGGCTCGATCCACCAGACCCGCCCGCACCCGTACGGCCCCGCGCCGCGCATCGAGGCGGGGGCCCGTTTCGGCGCCACGCTCGCCGCCGCCGACCGGCGCCTGGCCCAGACCACGGTCACCCTGCGCGAGCCGTCGCAGACGAACGGCTTCGTCAACGCCCACCCGATGGCCCACCACCGCTGGCTGCCCTCCATCGAGAAGGGCAAGGGCCTCGCTCTGGACGAGCTGATCGAGTCGGGCGCCGCGTCCTTCGAGGCGGGACAGGCCTGGCGCGGCGACGCCGAGCTGGAGCTGTTCGAGGCGCCCACCGAAGAACTGGCCCGCCTGGAGATCCGCGAGCCGATCGCCGCTTACTACCGCCAGGTCGGCGTCGTCTGGGACGGCGGCCGACTGCTGGAATCCGGCACCTCCGGCGCCGAGTAG
- a CDS encoding aldehyde dehydrogenase, producing the protein MSEHTITVAGVAVDTRHWIGGERVASAQTFPDVSPIDGSTIGEISRGTGMEAAAAVAAAKAAFPAWAATSRAERARILHAIADGVEKRIEELSIVETTDNGALLRSHRRGVMPRVAHNFRFFADWLLKLEHEDFETRGHTNHVSWDPAGPSVLITPWNAPLMLATWKVAPALAAGNTVILKPAEWTPLTASLLADIAAEAGLPAGVLNVVQGYGSEIGDALTSHPDVRRISFTGSVPTAKRIAESAAANLTPLSLELGGKSPLLVFADADLDLAVDLAVEQYDNAGQVCLAATRFLVEESVAEEFTRRFVEKAGQLTQGDPRGEATDIGPNIHPLQLEKIDGFVQRAVAAGARAVIGGHGKDGQYYAPTLLTAVAQDSEIVQEEVFGPVLTLQTFATEDEAVRLANDTRFGLAATLATGDPERAERVTAQLVAGTVWTNCFFVRDLQAPFGGSRHSGVGREGGTWSFDFYCDLKNTVTSPNGWNNHG; encoded by the coding sequence ATGAGCGAACACACCATCACCGTTGCCGGGGTCGCCGTCGACACCCGGCACTGGATCGGCGGCGAGCGCGTCGCCTCGGCACAGACGTTCCCGGACGTCTCGCCCATCGACGGCAGCACGATCGGCGAGATCTCCCGGGGCACGGGCATGGAGGCAGCCGCCGCCGTGGCCGCCGCGAAGGCCGCCTTCCCCGCCTGGGCGGCCACCTCCCGCGCGGAACGCGCACGCATCCTGCACGCCATCGCCGACGGGGTCGAGAAGCGGATCGAAGAGCTCTCCATCGTCGAGACCACCGACAACGGAGCCCTTCTGCGCTCCCACCGCCGGGGCGTCATGCCCCGCGTCGCCCACAACTTCCGCTTCTTCGCGGACTGGCTGCTGAAACTGGAGCACGAGGACTTCGAGACGCGCGGGCACACCAACCACGTCAGCTGGGACCCAGCGGGCCCCTCCGTGCTGATCACACCGTGGAACGCCCCGTTGATGCTGGCCACTTGGAAGGTCGCCCCGGCTCTCGCGGCCGGCAACACGGTGATCCTCAAGCCCGCCGAGTGGACCCCGCTGACTGCCTCCCTGCTGGCCGACATCGCCGCCGAGGCCGGGCTCCCGGCAGGTGTGCTCAACGTCGTCCAGGGCTACGGCTCCGAGATCGGCGACGCGCTGACCTCGCATCCCGACGTGCGCCGGATCAGCTTCACCGGCTCCGTGCCCACGGCCAAGCGGATCGCGGAGTCGGCGGCCGCGAACCTCACGCCCTTGAGTCTCGAACTGGGGGGCAAGTCGCCGCTGTTGGTGTTCGCCGACGCGGACCTGGACCTGGCCGTCGACCTGGCGGTGGAGCAGTACGACAACGCCGGCCAGGTGTGCCTGGCTGCGACGCGCTTCCTGGTCGAGGAGTCGGTCGCCGAGGAGTTCACCCGCCGCTTCGTCGAGAAGGCCGGGCAGCTCACCCAGGGCGACCCGCGCGGCGAGGCTACCGACATCGGGCCGAACATCCACCCGCTCCAGCTGGAGAAGATCGACGGCTTCGTGCAGCGTGCCGTGGCGGCCGGTGCCCGCGCGGTCATCGGCGGCCACGGCAAGGACGGCCAGTACTACGCGCCGACCCTCCTGACCGCCGTCGCCCAGGACTCGGAGATCGTGCAGGAGGAGGTCTTCGGCCCGGTCCTGACCCTGCAGACCTTCGCCACCGAAGACGAAGCCGTCCGCCTCGCCAACGACACCCGCTTCGGGCTGGCTGCCACGCTCGCCACCGGTGACCCCGAGCGCGCCGAACGCGTCACCGCCCAGCTTGTCGCAGGCACGGTCTGGACCAACTGCTTCTTCGTCCGCGACCTGCAGGCGCCGTTCGGCGGCTCCCGCCACTCGGGCGTCGGCCGCGAGGGCGGCACCTGGAGCTTCGACTTCTACTGCGACCTCAAGAACACCGTGACCTCGCCGAACGGATGGAACAACCATGGGTGA
- a CDS encoding NAD(P)/FAD-dependent oxidoreductase yields MTSRSARIVVAGASMAGLRAAEQLRAAGWTEAITLVGDEPHMPYNRPPLSKEVLAGKAPFESLAFRPRASVADAEWRLGVKIVATRLAENIVEFDDGEALSYDGLVVATGMRPRRLRCPGPLAGRHTVRTIDDAQGLRQALTRPGARVVVVGGGFIGCEVAATAVALGAREVTVVDPLPLPMVGPLGELLARVLLKRHEERGVRFALGTGVTGFTGDDHVTGVALGDGTVLPADVVVESVGSVANTEWLDGNGLDLSDGVLTDEHLRAGGRPDVVAVGDVARFPNARYDGVPRRVEHWCIPTDTAKHAAKTLVAQLAGTSHGLSPFAPLPTFWSDQHDFRLQSFGAPVLGKEDVRVLDGDLDGDVVVGYHAGGRLAGVVALGGPAAVAAASRYRAELLEQPALTAKGLR; encoded by the coding sequence ATGACTTCGCGGAGTGCACGCATCGTCGTGGCCGGCGCCTCCATGGCCGGCCTGCGCGCGGCCGAGCAGCTGCGGGCCGCCGGCTGGACCGAAGCCATCACCCTCGTCGGTGACGAGCCGCACATGCCCTACAACCGGCCGCCCCTGTCCAAGGAGGTCCTGGCCGGCAAGGCACCCTTCGAGTCACTCGCCTTCCGCCCGCGGGCGAGTGTGGCCGACGCGGAATGGCGGCTGGGCGTCAAGATCGTCGCCACCCGGCTCGCGGAGAACATCGTCGAGTTCGACGACGGCGAGGCACTCTCCTACGACGGTCTGGTCGTCGCCACCGGAATGCGGCCCCGGCGCCTGCGCTGCCCCGGCCCGCTCGCGGGCCGGCACACGGTCCGCACCATCGACGACGCGCAGGGTCTGCGGCAGGCCCTGACCAGGCCCGGAGCCCGCGTGGTCGTCGTCGGAGGCGGCTTCATCGGCTGCGAGGTCGCCGCCACCGCCGTCGCTCTGGGCGCCCGGGAGGTGACGGTCGTCGACCCGCTGCCCCTGCCGATGGTCGGCCCCCTCGGCGAGCTCCTCGCCAGGGTCCTGCTGAAGCGCCACGAGGAGCGCGGCGTGCGCTTCGCCCTCGGCACGGGCGTGACCGGCTTCACCGGCGACGACCACGTCACCGGCGTTGCCCTCGGCGACGGCACCGTCCTTCCCGCCGACGTGGTGGTCGAGTCGGTCGGGTCGGTCGCCAACACCGAGTGGCTGGACGGCAACGGCCTCGACCTGAGCGACGGCGTGCTCACCGACGAGCACCTGCGCGCCGGCGGACGGCCCGACGTGGTGGCCGTCGGCGACGTCGCCCGCTTCCCCAACGCCCGCTACGACGGCGTACCGCGCCGTGTGGAGCACTGGTGCATCCCCACGGACACCGCCAAGCACGCCGCGAAGACCCTCGTCGCCCAGCTGGCCGGCACCAGCCACGGCCTGTCCCCGTTCGCGCCGCTGCCCACTTTCTGGAGCGACCAGCACGACTTCCGCCTGCAGTCCTTCGGCGCACCGGTACTCGGCAAGGAGGACGTACGCGTCCTGGACGGCGACCTCGACGGAGATGTCGTCGTCGGCTACCACGCCGGCGGCCGGCTGGCCGGTGTCGTCGCCCTCGGCGGTCCGGCCGCGGTGGCCGCCGCCTCCCGATACCGCGCCGAACTGCTCGAGCAGCCCGCCCTCACCGCCAAAGGACTTCGCTGA